The genomic stretch GATGCCTGTAGAAATGCTTACAACAATAAGCAGAACAAAGATTCGAGCAACCTGATGCGGAATGTTAACAATAAACTCCGTAAAAACTACCGTATTCTGAATGAAATAAATATCGACGGAAAAACTAAAATCCCAAAATCTAAACTCGATGGCTTAGGTTTTGATTTTAATTATTTTACAAATATTAAAGTGTATAAAAACGGCTCAGAATATAAATTTATTTATGATCACGGCTATAAAATTCTTGAAGAAGATTACGTTTTAATTGTAAAAAATCAGTTTTGATACATGATAAAATTCAAATATAATTTTAACCGCAAAAGAATCAAAAGAAATGATTGAAAAAGAGACATTCAGAAGTTTGCAAAATGTAAAATTTTCATTTATTGTTGTTTTGTTAGCTTTTAAATAGCGAATTCCGTCATAAAATTTTTTGTTGCTTTTGCGGTTAAAAAATATCAAGTATTAAAAAAAATAATGTAAAAAAGCATGATGAAAGAAATTGTATTAATCACCGGCGCAAGCGGAGCCATTGCAAAGGTGCTTTCCAAAAAAATCGAAAAAGATTATACGATACGTTTTTTAACCCGCAAAAAGAAAGCCGAAAACGAATTTGAATGGGATCTAAACAATAACACGATAGATGAACAGGCATTCGAAAATGTAAGTCACATTATTCATCTAGCAGGAGCCAATATTTCTGAAAAACGCTGGACAGAAGAGCGAAAAAAAGAACTGATCGACAGCCGGGTAAACTCTGCAAAATTGATTTTAAATACGCTTAAAAACAAAAATATAAAGCTAAAATCTTTCATTTCTGCTTCAGGAATTAATTTTTACGGAATTAAAACAACAGATAAAATATTCGCAGAAAATGATCCTGCAGGAAACGATTTTCTAAGTAAAGTTGTTCAGGTTTGGGAAAAAGCAGCTGATGAATTTACAGAACAAAATGTAGCGGAAAGAGTGGTGAAAGTAAGAACTGCCGTTGTTCTATCTAAAAATGACGGTGCTTTAGCGAAAATGATAACACCTATCAAATTTGGAATTGGTTCACCCATCGGAAGCGGAAAACAATATATGCCCTGGATTCATGTTGATGACATTTGTGCGATTTATGAATTTGCCTTAAAAAA from Chryseobacterium indoltheticum encodes the following:
- a CDS encoding DUF2116 family Zn-ribbon domain-containing protein — its product is MECIECGEKIIGRSDKKFCNDACRNAYNNKQNKDSSNLMRNVNNKLRKNYRILNEINIDGKTKIPKSKLDGLGFDFNYFTNIKVYKNGSEYKFIYDHGYKILEEDYVLIVKNQF
- a CDS encoding TIGR01777 family oxidoreductase — its product is MMKEIVLITGASGAIAKVLSKKIEKDYTIRFLTRKKKAENEFEWDLNNNTIDEQAFENVSHIIHLAGANISEKRWTEERKKELIDSRVNSAKLILNTLKNKNIKLKSFISASGINFYGIKTTDKIFAENDPAGNDFLSKVVQVWEKAADEFTEQNVAERVVKVRTAVVLSKNDGALAKMITPIKFGIGSPIGSGKQYMPWIHVDDICAIYEFALKNPEIRGSYNASAPQHTTNENLTRIAAKILKKPLFMPNVPAFVLKLMFGELADILLQGSRASSEKIIKAGFDFKFPVLEGALEDLLKKIIIKRLKYNAKASCKY